The window GCATAACTATCCATGACTAGAATATCAGTAACCTACAAGATAGCAGCAAAAGATCTCATAGACATGAATATTCAATATTCATAAtattgcaaatatatcaatcTAGTGTTCCAACAATCTAGATACATCGACATAAACgcacaaaaattaaacaagtTTGAAAGCACTTGTATATAGATCGGTCATCTTGTCTAAAATCAGTTCGTTATTTGCATCTGACGTCATATTATCATTTAAGGAAAGTAAGAATAAATCGCAGACCATTTTCAAGCATTGAAGAATTATAACTTCCCACCTTGCAGTTATGGTCCAGTATTATTCAGAATAGaattcaaatcaacaaaatgttGAATGCTGATGTGGTTGTTTTATAAACACCAAATTCTCTGCTAAGACAAGTTCTTAAATTCACTCTTGAATGGAAAAGCAGTCACCAGCCATCCGACCAAGAAAAGAGTTCTTAGAAACTAAAGTATGACCATCAGAATCCAGAATGTGTGgatctaatttttttgaaaacattAAATGTTCTTGGTTATATCTACTGAGCAAAAGATTATATGGGGACTTAGTTGACTGGAAAGCTTGGCTGAATATGGTAAACAAACTCGAGCTTCACAGCTTGGAGCAGAAAACgagaaaattaaatgcaatGCTCAAGTAAACGTGCAGAGAAAGACATATCTGAAATTACAGCTGAAGGCATGCTGGTCTACTACAAGAATCAGTTGATTACCTTTATTCATCACTAATGCCTCATGCATAAAGCAAAGTCATAAAACTATAGTTTTTATCAACTTAAGTTGATGACATATGTGGAATCGTTGACCAGAAACAATTTTAACCTTTTAAACTAACAAAAGTGAGCAACTCCTTGGAAGAGAGGTTACAAAAAAGGGACCAAATCATAAACAGCATTATACCATGCATCTGCTTTGAGAGTCTGTTTCTGCCATTTCTGAGCGAAGACTAGCATTGGCTTTAATAATAGATTTTAGTCTCTCTGTGATGTCAGTTTCATTCCTGCAGAGGCCAAAAGAAAGGTCAGAAATGTGTTGTGAAAGACGAGATAATGTACGTGTGTGAGCTTGAACAAGAAGATCTATGCAGCTTTTTTCGATCTTCATACAATCAATGCTCGTTTTTGTTCCTAACTTAATGGGATATATGCTGGTCTAAAACCAAGAGGcatggaaaaagttctcttcAATAACAGAAACCAggtgatttataatttatgatttactAAACATCGTTTGAGAATTCAGATTTATCATCATCATTAGCAGATTGCAAagttattaaaaatttcaaaaaaagatGGAAAGATCAAAGGTTCATGCAAACAAATATCAAAGAAAATTGATGTCttgtgattttaatattttttaaaaaaaggcaAGAGAATGTGTGTATCCATGCTCAGGATTACCTCTGTGTTCCACCATCCACAAAAACTGAAGGTCGTATGGAAGTTGGTGGCACAAGAATACTGGTGAACATAAGATTTTCAGGTCTATCATTTAGATAAAGCAACTCACAATcctgattaaaaataaaatggagattAACAAGATAATAAACGAATGAATAAATAGATGatggaaaatatgaaaaatatcagGTATTGCTCTCTTAACCATACTGAAACATAAATGTGGGAGTACCTCATCACGCATATTTGTCAGTAACTCATAGACCCTTTTAGGATCAAGATTTAAAGGCAAGGTCATATTTGCCTTTGTGTGGGAAAGAGCTAATCGGCATTCCTCCAAGCTACAATCAGCACTGTCAGCAACTCTAGCACGATCGTGTATGATTgtcatttgtttctttttaacCATAcctaaaacaaatttttgttAAAGACATCTTTATTAGGAgcaaataataacaataacaatgtAATTAAGCTTCTGCAATGTCTTTtagttcaattttaataacaaTCTCATGTTCATAATCATATCCATGCACAgatttttaacaaatttaatcaaatatgcAATAGTGCTGGTTTTTAAGAGGTAGGGTACTTAACCGTTAATATATCCACATCTGGAGCACACAACAGAGCGCCTAGTTCCTCCCAGGCTATTACACCTTTTGACTATTGTTTCCAGTATCTCAATCTTCTTCAAGTGCTCAAGTTTAGGACCTCTCATCTTCTTAAGGAAATCTCGCCGT is drawn from Salvia hispanica cultivar TCC Black 2014 chromosome 6, UniMelb_Shisp_WGS_1.0, whole genome shotgun sequence and contains these coding sequences:
- the LOC125193195 gene encoding DNA-directed RNA polymerase III subunit 1-like, giving the protein MSEVQVWRGIYYNDLRKPEANGLLDPHMKCSIVLLEENERRDFLKKMRGPKLEHLKKIEILETIVKRCNSLGGTRRSVVCSRCGYINGMVKKKQMTIIHDRARVADSADCSLEECRLALSHTKANMTLPLNLDPKRVYELLTNMRDEDCELLYLNDRPENLMFTSILVPPTSIRPSVFVDGGTQRNETDITERLKSIIKANASLRSEMAETDSQSRCMV